In a genomic window of Atribacterota bacterium:
- the nrdR gene encoding transcriptional regulator NrdR produces the protein MHCPYCGAEDSRVIDSRVVDAGGGVRRRRECVVCRRRFTTYERHEREPLRVIKKNGTRELFDREKVLRGMLKACEKRPVAMETLESIVGEIEKELRDEGYEEVPSSRIGEKVMEKLKHVDQVAYVRFASVYREFRDVDQFLELLMSLNREKNVSEEKNHDE, from the coding sequence CTCGAGTCATTGACTCCCGGGTGGTAGACGCGGGTGGAGGGGTACGCCGGCGGAGAGAATGCGTGGTATGCCGGCGACGATTCACAACCTATGAGCGGCACGAACGAGAACCCCTGCGGGTAATCAAAAAAAATGGAACTCGGGAGTTGTTCGACCGGGAGAAAGTCCTGCGGGGAATGCTCAAAGCCTGCGAGAAAAGACCGGTGGCCATGGAAACCCTGGAATCCATTGTGGGAGAAATCGAAAAAGAGTTGCGGGATGAAGGGTACGAAGAAGTCCCTTCTTCCCGGATTGGAGAAAAGGTGATGGAGAAGCTGAAACACGTGGACCAGGTGGCTTATGTGCGCTTTGCTTCGGTATACCGGGAGTTCCGGGATGTGGACCAGTTCCTGGAACTCCTCATGAGCTTAAATAGAGAAAAAAATGTTTCGGAGGAGAAAAACCATGATGAGTGA